The following coding sequences lie in one Mesorhizobium sp. NZP2298 genomic window:
- a CDS encoding adenylate/guanylate cyclase domain-containing protein, producing MSSANGQNFHLDILKERKNETGQTRAASFDEPATELTFLLTDIEGSTKLVESLGSRYADLLNRHIEILREATAAEGGCVIDFHADSFFAIFDRAAAAIGAAVNAQCLLYEEPWQNGIQLRVRMGLHTGTANLNLNSQIGYTGFDIHRTARICEAGHGGQILLSAATVKGNTEKLPPRAHLRELGTHSLKDIRAPEAIWEVVVDGLQNHFPPIRSLDNRPNNLPSILTPFVGRTKDKAMVRSLLIDKKVRLLTLTGAGGTGKTRLSIEVASGLLDEFPDGIFFVQLSTVSTAQLVLPEIAQVLGIYQFPGQSAFETVRHALNARRVLLILDNFEHVQPAASIALDLLRGCAQLKILVTSRESLDIFLEHEYQLSPLAVPSEVTAKDSFALFDSVQLFADLVRRVRPDFVLTTESATTIGEICRRLDGLPLAIELAASRLRLLEPSTLLKHLNNNFSALGWDSWSLGDRHRTLRNAIQWSYNLLDDIERDLFRKLSVFSSRFSLDQAVELCSTEIGGERAVDVLNSLYRKSLLQRDSFGEEPYFRMLETIREYGLEQLRETGREVHVRELHMSLMLSLAERWAPDLVRSKRQEILPQLLACLDDVRAAMEFGLQLGDTPTVSRFLEALLWLWLTRGQFTEGDTWIARALELTEGGDATIANAKVLEVAGWLRLMSGDWSKAQPFFQASRRIFEHVQMAAESTMSLMTEGITRAFATNDASGLVQVEVALEAFRDQRNLYGMGLTFTALGEAARLRREYASAKVFFDEALVCMRAIDNTYWTGVLLQNLAHVVLQLNEWKAAATLLVETLDLANEYEDPLMVTYYLAAMGHVALIRSRYQEAAKLFGATESSLKTLGVKFEPADQMVFENNLFVVRSFLEPAVFSLQFSEGAKWSRAEALAASLSLHDE from the coding sequence ATGTCATCTGCCAACGGTCAAAACTTTCACCTTGATATTCTCAAGGAACGAAAAAACGAAACGGGGCAAACACGTGCGGCTTCGTTTGATGAGCCAGCAACTGAATTAACATTTCTATTGACCGATATCGAAGGTTCCACAAAACTTGTGGAATCTTTAGGCAGCCGATATGCAGACCTTTTGAATCGCCACATCGAAATACTTCGAGAAGCTACAGCGGCGGAAGGCGGCTGCGTAATAGATTTTCATGCAGATTCTTTCTTTGCAATTTTTGATCGAGCTGCAGCCGCTATCGGGGCTGCGGTCAATGCGCAATGCCTCCTTTATGAAGAGCCTTGGCAAAATGGCATCCAACTTAGGGTTAGAATGGGGTTGCACACTGGCACAGCAAATTTAAACTTGAACTCCCAAATCGGATATACTGGCTTTGACATTCACCGCACTGCTCGAATTTGCGAGGCAGGGCATGGTGGGCAGATACTGCTGTCCGCAGCAACAGTGAAAGGAAACACGGAAAAACTCCCGCCACGCGCACACCTGCGAGAACTGGGAACGCACTCTCTCAAGGATATCCGTGCACCAGAGGCAATTTGGGAAGTTGTGGTGGATGGGTTGCAAAATCATTTTCCCCCAATTCGATCTCTCGACAATCGCCCTAACAACCTGCCGAGTATTCTAACGCCTTTTGTTGGGAGAACGAAAGACAAGGCTATGGTTCGTTCGCTGCTTATCGACAAGAAGGTTCGACTCTTAACGCTGACTGGCGCGGGAGGAACTGGTAAGACGCGGCTCTCAATCGAGGTTGCGTCAGGCTTGCTTGATGAGTTCCCTGACGGCATATTCTTCGTGCAACTTTCTACCGTCTCAACCGCTCAATTGGTATTGCCGGAAATTGCCCAGGTTTTGGGAATTTACCAGTTTCCAGGACAATCGGCCTTCGAAACTGTCCGGCACGCGCTGAATGCACGGCGCGTACTACTCATTCTCGATAACTTCGAGCATGTGCAGCCAGCCGCGTCTATAGCTTTAGATCTTTTAAGGGGCTGTGCGCAGTTAAAAATCCTCGTAACTAGCCGCGAGTCTCTGGATATTTTTCTCGAACATGAATACCAACTGTCGCCATTGGCGGTGCCCAGCGAGGTTACCGCTAAAGACTCGTTCGCTTTATTCGACTCCGTCCAATTGTTCGCTGACCTCGTCCGTCGAGTTCGGCCGGACTTTGTCCTCACTACCGAATCTGCAACGACAATCGGCGAAATTTGTCGTCGTCTTGACGGATTGCCATTGGCTATTGAGCTAGCTGCCTCGCGCCTCCGGCTCTTGGAGCCCTCAACGTTGTTGAAGCATCTAAATAACAACTTCAGTGCGCTTGGCTGGGACAGTTGGTCCCTCGGTGATAGGCACAGGACTCTCCGCAACGCCATTCAATGGAGTTACAATCTTCTGGATGATATCGAACGCGATCTGTTTCGGAAACTATCAGTATTTTCAAGTCGCTTTAGCTTGGATCAAGCGGTTGAACTTTGCAGTACTGAGATTGGAGGGGAGCGCGCCGTTGACGTTTTGAATTCGCTATATCGTAAGAGTTTGCTCCAGCGCGACTCTTTTGGCGAGGAACCATATTTTCGCATGTTGGAGACAATCCGGGAGTACGGATTGGAGCAGTTGCGGGAAACCGGGAGGGAGGTCCACGTACGCGAGCTTCATATGTCACTGATGCTGAGCTTAGCGGAAAGGTGGGCTCCCGATCTTGTCCGTTCGAAGCGCCAAGAGATCCTGCCTCAGTTACTCGCCTGCTTGGATGACGTTCGCGCGGCGATGGAATTCGGTTTGCAACTAGGGGACACCCCTACCGTGAGTCGTTTCTTGGAAGCTCTTCTTTGGCTGTGGCTAACGCGAGGCCAGTTTACCGAAGGGGACACTTGGATAGCTCGAGCTTTGGAACTGACTGAGGGCGGCGACGCCACTATTGCGAACGCGAAAGTTCTCGAGGTTGCAGGCTGGTTACGCCTAATGTCAGGCGACTGGTCCAAGGCACAACCATTCTTTCAAGCCTCTCGTCGAATTTTTGAACACGTCCAAATGGCGGCTGAATCAACGATGTCGTTAATGACGGAAGGAATAACAAGAGCGTTTGCAACAAATGACGCCTCGGGCCTGGTGCAAGTAGAGGTTGCGCTGGAGGCTTTTCGGGATCAAAGAAATCTGTATGGAATGGGCCTAACCTTTACGGCGCTTGGTGAAGCAGCCCGGCTACGGCGTGAGTATGCATCGGCCAAAGTTTTTTTTGATGAAGCGTTGGTATGTATGCGAGCGATCGACAATACATATTGGACTGGTGTTTTGCTCCAGAACCTCGCACATGTGGTGCTACAGCTGAATGAGTGGAAAGCAGCCGCTACGTTGCTCGTTGAAACACTAGACCTTGCGAACGAATATGAAGATCCCTTGATGGTGACCTATTACCTGGCTGCCATGGGGCATGTGGCTTTGATACGATCCAGGTACCAAGAAGCTGCCAAATTGTTCGGGGCTACAGAGAGTTCTCTAAAGACGCTTGGAGTTAAATTCGAACCGGCTGATCAGATGGTATTTGAGAATAATCTGTTCGTTGTTAGATCATTTCTTGAGCCAGCAGTCTTTTCGTTGCAATTCAGTGAAGGCGCCAAATGGAGTCGGGCGGAAGCCCTCGCAGCGAGTCTCTCTCTCCACGATGAGTGA
- a CDS encoding DUF1697 domain-containing protein, with the protein MSGKVFIALFSGINVGGNRIVKMAELRSFFEDLGFSDVATYVQSGNAVFRAGKGDAAALTKQIETAFEKKWGFHSRIMVRDLPWFARLVRENPYPEAAADHTKLHAYALEREPTVEEVARLAEKCTGPERFEVKGDVLYLSAPDGLGKSVFANLIPRVLKVPGTARNWRSVLALLEMAGQAGKN; encoded by the coding sequence ATGAGCGGGAAGGTTTTCATCGCGCTGTTTTCCGGCATCAATGTCGGCGGCAACCGCATCGTCAAGATGGCGGAGCTCAGGTCGTTCTTCGAGGATCTCGGCTTTTCCGATGTCGCTACTTATGTGCAGAGCGGCAATGCCGTGTTCCGGGCGGGCAAGGGCGACGCGGCCGCGCTGACCAAGCAGATCGAAACGGCCTTCGAGAAAAAGTGGGGTTTTCATTCGCGCATCATGGTGCGCGATCTCCCATGGTTCGCACGGCTGGTGAGAGAAAATCCCTATCCGGAAGCGGCCGCCGACCATACCAAGCTCCATGCCTATGCGCTGGAGCGTGAGCCGACCGTCGAGGAGGTGGCGCGGCTGGCCGAAAAGTGCACCGGCCCCGAACGCTTCGAGGTGAAGGGCGACGTACTCTACCTCAGCGCGCCCGATGGGCTCGGCAAATCCGTGTTTGCCAACCTCATTCCGCGCGTTCTGAAGGTGCCGGGCACCGCGCGCAACTGGCGCTCGGTGCTGGCGCTGCTGGAGATGGCCGGTCAGGCCGGCAAAAACTAG
- the ilvA gene encoding threonine ammonia-lyase IlvA gives MSSFSSRVAVAAASIRQIFPETPLQENDYLSKKTGARVLLKREDLSPVRSYKIRGAFNFFRKALAAGNQADLFVCASAGNHAQGFAFVCRHFGKKGVVFMPVTTPQQKIDKTRLFGGDFVEIRLVGDFFDDCYRAAFEFTESSGAHMVPPFDHKDIIEGQATVAYEIADQMAGARMPDIIMLPVGGGGLAAGVTHYFADQGREARFVFCEPAGAPSLHDSLAAGKRLKLAKVDNFVDGAAVAEIGREPLRYLKEFAAETVRLIPENRLCATMIEMLNIEGVVLEPAGALAIDALKDFSRKEIRGKTIVAVVSGGNFDFERLPDVKERALRFEGLKKYFIIRFPQRPGALRDFLEMLGPDDDIARFEYLKKSARNFGSVLIGIETKDRRNFDLLKANFEAEGVQYQDITDNETLAGFII, from the coding sequence ATGAGCAGTTTTTCCTCCCGCGTCGCCGTCGCCGCCGCGTCCATCCGTCAGATCTTTCCGGAAACGCCGCTGCAGGAAAACGACTACCTGTCGAAAAAGACCGGCGCTCGGGTGCTGCTGAAGCGAGAGGATTTGAGCCCGGTGCGCTCCTACAAGATCCGCGGCGCCTTCAATTTCTTCCGCAAGGCGCTTGCCGCCGGCAACCAGGCTGACTTGTTCGTCTGCGCGTCGGCCGGCAACCATGCACAGGGTTTCGCGTTCGTCTGCCGTCATTTCGGCAAAAAAGGCGTGGTGTTCATGCCGGTGACGACGCCGCAGCAAAAGATCGACAAGACCAGGCTGTTCGGCGGCGATTTCGTCGAGATCAGGCTGGTCGGCGACTTTTTCGACGACTGCTATCGCGCCGCCTTCGAATTCACCGAAAGCTCCGGTGCCCACATGGTGCCGCCCTTCGACCACAAGGACATCATCGAGGGGCAGGCGACTGTCGCCTATGAGATCGCGGACCAGATGGCCGGTGCGCGTATGCCTGACATCATCATGCTGCCGGTCGGTGGCGGCGGTCTTGCCGCCGGCGTCACCCACTATTTCGCCGATCAGGGCAGGGAGGCGCGTTTCGTCTTCTGCGAGCCGGCCGGGGCGCCGAGCCTGCACGACAGCCTCGCGGCCGGAAAGCGGCTGAAGCTCGCCAAGGTCGACAACTTCGTCGATGGCGCGGCGGTGGCCGAAATCGGCCGCGAACCCTTGCGGTATCTCAAGGAATTTGCCGCCGAAACGGTGCGGTTGATCCCGGAAAACCGGCTCTGCGCGACCATGATCGAAATGCTCAATATCGAAGGCGTCGTGCTTGAGCCGGCCGGTGCGCTGGCGATCGATGCGCTGAAGGATTTTTCCAGGAAGGAGATCCGCGGCAAGACCATCGTCGCCGTGGTCTCGGGCGGCAATTTCGATTTCGAGCGGCTGCCGGACGTCAAGGAGCGGGCGCTGCGCTTCGAGGGCCTGAAGAAGTACTTCATCATCCGCTTCCCGCAACGCCCTGGCGCGTTGCGCGACTTCCTCGAAATGCTCGGCCCGGACGACGACATCGCCCGCTTTGAATATCTGAAGAAGTCGGCACGAAATTTCGGCTCGGTTCTGATCGGCATCGAAACCAAGGACCGCCGCAATTTCGACCTGCTGAAGGCAAACTTCGAGGCCGAGGGCGTCCAGTATCAGGATATCACCGACAACGAGACATTGGCGGGATTCATCATATGA
- a CDS encoding alpha/beta hydrolase: MPLKKILTVVLALLVAGCAGPQTQELLGSAIVAAPVTEIAGNHSIFIATTRKKSDDPNKVFDGERSATLNYARVNVTVPGLHKTGQIERRSRGKSDDPAKYFMASEVVGYDAQPKFSSALNADIAARGGRVMVFVHGYNTGFDDAVYRLTQIVHDSGYPGTPVLFSWASGAKTTDYVYDKESASAARDQLEVTLRMLEQSGARRIDIVAHSMGTWVTMETLRQMAISGDRDLGGKLGDVVLASPDIDVDVFKSQMRRYGKPDKPFILLLSDDDRALRLSGLIAGSRPRVGDYKDAADLASYGVTVVDLSKIKGSDSFNHTKFADNPALVKMIGQRLREDDGFASDRDVTDRISLLGQ; the protein is encoded by the coding sequence GTGCCTTTGAAGAAGATACTTACCGTTGTTCTCGCCTTGCTCGTCGCCGGCTGCGCCGGCCCGCAAACGCAGGAATTGCTTGGCAGCGCCATCGTCGCCGCGCCGGTGACAGAAATCGCCGGCAACCACTCCATCTTCATCGCCACAACGCGCAAGAAATCTGATGATCCCAACAAGGTTTTCGACGGTGAGCGCTCGGCGACGCTGAACTATGCGCGCGTGAATGTCACCGTCCCAGGGCTCCACAAGACTGGTCAGATCGAACGGCGCTCACGCGGCAAGTCGGATGATCCGGCCAAATATTTCATGGCTTCCGAGGTGGTCGGCTACGACGCGCAGCCGAAATTCTCCAGCGCGCTCAACGCCGATATCGCGGCGCGCGGCGGCCGCGTCATGGTCTTCGTCCACGGCTACAACACCGGCTTCGACGACGCGGTCTATCGCTTGACCCAGATCGTCCACGATTCCGGCTATCCGGGCACACCGGTGCTGTTTTCCTGGGCATCGGGCGCAAAGACCACCGACTATGTCTATGACAAGGAAAGTGCCAGCGCCGCACGCGACCAGCTCGAAGTGACATTGCGCATGCTGGAGCAGTCCGGCGCGCGGCGCATCGACATTGTCGCGCATTCGATGGGAACCTGGGTGACCATGGAAACGCTGCGTCAGATGGCCATCAGCGGCGACCGTGATCTCGGGGGCAAGCTCGGCGACGTGGTGCTTGCCTCGCCCGACATCGATGTCGATGTGTTCAAGAGCCAGATGCGCCGCTATGGCAAGCCCGACAAGCCGTTCATCCTGCTGTTGTCCGACGACGACCGCGCGCTGAGACTCTCCGGCCTCATTGCCGGTTCGCGGCCGCGCGTCGGCGATTACAAGGATGCCGCCGATCTTGCCTCTTATGGCGTGACGGTCGTCGATCTCTCCAAGATCAAAGGCAGCGACAGCTTCAACCACACGAAATTCGCCGACAATCCGGCCTTGGTGAAGATGATCGGCCAGCGGCTGCGCGAGGATGACGGCTTTGCCAGCGACCGGGATGTGACCGACCGCATCAGCCTGCTAGGGCAATAG
- a CDS encoding alpha/beta hydrolase: MTVRLKSFVAITFALMVAGCAGNTHDLLNKTTVAVPASAIAATHEIFVATTRRKATKDPRQVFDGDRSPTTSFARVDVTVPASHQVGAIERAKGSASSNPANDFTAKDVTYYEGAPQFAKAVGADIAMRGDRALVFVHGFNNGFDDGIYRLTQIVHDTKYPGTPVLFSWASSAKTTGYLYDKDSANAARDDLEATLRMLAKTKVKSIDIIAHSMGTWLTMEALRQLAITGDRDLDGKLGYVILASPDIDVDVFKKQMIRYGKPNKPFAILLSGDDRALRLSGFLSGAKPRVGDYGNAADLASYGVSVVDLSKLKSGDRLNHAKFADNPVLVQLLGDRLRTPAGLASDEPNPTQLNNLGEGLGKAVGSVAEIVITTPFKVLTIATGG, from the coding sequence GTGACTGTGCGGTTGAAGAGTTTCGTCGCGATAACCTTCGCGCTCATGGTCGCCGGCTGCGCCGGAAATACGCATGATCTGCTGAACAAGACGACGGTCGCGGTACCAGCGTCCGCCATCGCGGCCACGCATGAGATATTCGTCGCCACCACCCGCCGGAAGGCGACGAAAGACCCGCGGCAGGTGTTCGACGGCGATCGCTCGCCAACCACCAGCTTCGCGCGGGTCGATGTCACGGTTCCGGCGAGCCACCAGGTCGGCGCCATCGAGCGTGCCAAGGGTTCCGCCAGCAGCAATCCGGCCAACGATTTCACCGCCAAGGACGTCACCTACTACGAAGGCGCCCCGCAATTCGCCAAGGCGGTCGGCGCCGACATTGCCATGCGCGGCGACCGAGCGCTGGTTTTCGTGCATGGCTTCAACAACGGCTTCGACGATGGGATCTACCGGCTGACGCAGATTGTCCATGACACCAAGTACCCGGGCACACCGGTCTTGTTCTCGTGGGCTTCGAGCGCCAAGACGACCGGCTACCTGTACGACAAGGATAGCGCCAACGCCGCGCGCGACGACCTGGAGGCGACACTGAGGATGCTTGCCAAGACAAAGGTAAAGAGCATCGACATCATCGCTCATTCGATGGGAACGTGGTTGACGATGGAGGCATTGCGCCAACTCGCCATCACCGGAGACCGAGATCTTGACGGCAAGCTCGGCTACGTCATCCTTGCGTCCCCCGACATCGATGTCGACGTCTTCAAGAAACAGATGATTCGTTATGGCAAGCCAAACAAGCCGTTCGCCATCCTGCTGTCAGGCGACGACCGCGCCTTGAGGTTGTCGGGTTTTCTGTCCGGCGCCAAGCCACGTGTCGGCGACTACGGCAATGCAGCTGACCTCGCCAGCTACGGGGTATCGGTGGTCGACTTGAGCAAGCTCAAATCGGGTGACCGGCTGAACCATGCCAAATTCGCGGATAACCCCGTTCTGGTGCAACTGCTTGGTGACCGGCTACGGACACCCGCGGGCCTCGCCTCGGACGAGCCAAACCCGACGCAGCTCAACAATCTCGGCGAGGGGCTAGGCAAGGCAGTCGGTTCGGTCGCGGAGATCGTCATCACCACACCGTTCAAGGTGCTGACCATCGCCACCGGCGGCTGA
- the ade gene encoding adenine deaminase → MAKKPAVRATKPKPWTEMATHLVDVAMGRKPADLVIRNGRWVNVHSGEIIAGTDIAIAGGRFAYCGPNASHAIGQGTKVVDAGGRYLVPGLCDAHMHVESGMVTVTEFCRAVIPHGTTSMFIDPHEIANVLGLPGVRLMHDEAVAMPINVHVQMPSCVPSAPGLEHAGAELTVADVAEAMTWENIIGLGEVMNFPGVAANDPVMSGEIAATVHAGKTVGGHYASRDLGLPFHGYVAGGPEDDHEGTRAEDAIARVRQGMKAMLRLGSAWYDVASQIKAVTESGIDPRNFILCTDDSHSGTLVHEGHMDRVVRHAISQGLKPVTAIQMATINTAQHFRLEREIGSIAPGRLGDLLIVSDLAAMTIDEVYARGVRLAKGGKLDIDIPAYDYPKTAKNTVKLGKKLKAGDFDIAAPKGANEVRVRVIGVIENQAPTRALEADLPVEDELVAMDRRNDVCQIALVERHKGTGGVTNAFVSGFGYMSDCAMASSVAHDAHHIICVGTNKRDMALAVNRLGEVGGGVVLFSKGKELALVEMPIAGLMSDERAEIVAAKAEKLTEAMRKMGCSLNNAYMQHSLLALVVIPELRISDVGLIDVTTFQKVDLFV, encoded by the coding sequence ATGGCAAAGAAGCCAGCGGTGCGTGCGACGAAACCCAAGCCCTGGACCGAGATGGCGACGCATCTGGTCGACGTTGCCATGGGTCGCAAGCCCGCCGACCTCGTCATTCGCAACGGCCGCTGGGTGAACGTTCACTCGGGCGAGATCATCGCCGGCACCGACATCGCCATCGCCGGCGGCCGTTTCGCCTATTGTGGGCCGAATGCCAGCCACGCCATCGGCCAGGGCACCAAGGTGGTCGATGCCGGCGGGCGCTATCTGGTTCCCGGCCTCTGCGACGCGCACATGCATGTCGAGAGCGGCATGGTGACGGTGACCGAATTCTGCCGCGCCGTCATCCCGCACGGCACGACGTCGATGTTCATCGATCCGCACGAGATCGCCAATGTGCTCGGCTTGCCCGGCGTGCGGCTGATGCATGACGAGGCGGTGGCGATGCCCATCAACGTGCATGTGCAGATGCCGTCCTGCGTGCCTTCGGCGCCTGGGCTGGAGCACGCCGGCGCCGAGTTGACGGTCGCCGATGTCGCGGAAGCGATGACCTGGGAAAACATTATCGGGCTCGGCGAAGTGATGAATTTTCCGGGCGTCGCCGCCAACGATCCTGTCATGTCGGGCGAGATCGCGGCGACGGTTCATGCGGGCAAGACGGTCGGCGGCCACTACGCCTCGCGCGATCTCGGCCTGCCGTTCCACGGCTATGTCGCCGGCGGCCCCGAGGACGATCACGAAGGCACGCGCGCCGAGGACGCCATTGCCCGCGTGCGCCAGGGCATGAAGGCCATGCTGCGGCTGGGCTCGGCCTGGTACGACGTCGCCTCTCAGATCAAGGCGGTGACGGAGAGCGGCATCGATCCGCGTAACTTCATCCTGTGCACCGACGACAGCCATTCGGGCACGCTGGTGCACGAAGGTCATATGGATCGGGTGGTGCGCCACGCCATCAGCCAAGGGCTGAAGCCGGTGACGGCGATCCAGATGGCGACGATCAACACCGCCCAGCATTTCCGGCTGGAACGCGAGATCGGTTCGATCGCGCCGGGGCGGTTGGGCGACCTGCTGATTGTCTCCGATCTCGCCGCAATGACCATCGACGAGGTCTATGCGCGCGGCGTCAGGCTGGCCAAGGGCGGTAAGCTCGACATCGACATCCCGGCTTACGACTACCCGAAGACGGCGAAGAACACCGTCAAGTTGGGCAAGAAGCTGAAGGCCGGCGATTTCGACATCGCCGCCCCCAAAGGCGCCAACGAGGTGCGAGTGCGGGTTATCGGCGTCATCGAGAACCAGGCGCCGACGCGGGCGCTGGAAGCGGATCTACCGGTCGAGGACGAGTTGGTCGCCATGGATCGCCGCAACGACGTCTGCCAGATCGCACTGGTCGAGCGCCACAAGGGCACGGGCGGCGTCACCAACGCCTTCGTCTCCGGTTTCGGCTATATGAGTGATTGCGCCATGGCCTCGAGCGTGGCGCATGACGCCCATCACATCATCTGCGTCGGCACCAACAAGCGGGACATGGCGCTGGCGGTCAACCGGCTGGGCGAAGTCGGCGGCGGCGTCGTGCTGTTTTCCAAGGGCAAGGAACTGGCGCTGGTCGAAATGCCGATCGCCGGGCTGATGTCGGACGAGCGCGCCGAGATCGTCGCCGCAAAGGCGGAGAAACTGACCGAGGCGATGCGAAAGATGGGCTGTTCCCTGAACAACGCCTACATGCAGCATTCGCTTTTGGCGCTGGTGGTCATTCCCGAGCTCAGGATTTCCGATGTCGGCCTGATCGACGTGACGACGTTCCAGAAAGTCGACCTGTTCGTCTAA
- a CDS encoding outer membrane protein yields MYRLVVASAGLLAALSMPAFAADPTVDVPMAAPGFDWTGYYAGLQAGYGWGQSDISGTEGEPFSVSPDVDGGFVGGHVAGLWQFDQAVIGAEADLNYSAVDGTTEAEPGNNFGTDIKWFGSVNAKAGYAMDRVLVYGIGGIAFAGIETSQASGSAFSQTRTNVGWTVGAGVDYALTDKFVVGAQYRYYDFGSEHYGGSADFVGRDQDTKLNTVGINLSYKF; encoded by the coding sequence ATGTATCGCCTAGTGGTCGCAAGCGCCGGTCTTCTTGCCGCCCTGTCCATGCCGGCTTTCGCAGCCGACCCGACAGTCGACGTGCCGATGGCCGCGCCAGGCTTCGACTGGACCGGATACTACGCCGGCCTGCAGGCAGGCTATGGCTGGGGCCAATCCGACATCTCAGGGACGGAAGGCGAGCCGTTTTCCGTCTCGCCTGACGTCGATGGCGGTTTCGTCGGCGGGCATGTCGCCGGGCTTTGGCAGTTCGACCAGGCGGTGATCGGCGCGGAAGCCGACCTCAACTATTCCGCCGTCGACGGCACGACCGAAGCGGAGCCAGGAAACAATTTCGGCACCGACATCAAATGGTTCGGCTCGGTCAACGCCAAGGCCGGCTACGCCATGGACAGGGTGCTGGTCTACGGCATAGGCGGCATCGCCTTTGCCGGTATCGAAACCTCGCAAGCCTCGGGCTCCGCCTTCTCCCAGACACGCACGAATGTCGGCTGGACCGTTGGTGCCGGCGTCGACTATGCGCTGACCGACAAGTTCGTCGTCGGCGCGCAGTATCGCTATTATGATTTCGGCTCCGAGCACTATGGTGGATCCGCCGATTTCGTCGGCCGCGACCAGGATACGAAGCTGAACACCGTCGGGATCAATCTCAGCTACAAGTTCTGA
- a CDS encoding NUDIX domain-containing protein, whose protein sequence is MEDRIRIRSEEILSDDWAVLKKTVLDYRRRDGQWETQVRQTYDRGDGAVILPYDPQRSTVLLVRQFRYPAYVTGHREPLIEACAGLLDENDPETAIRKEAEEELGYRLQHVERLFSPYMSPGSVTERLWFFVARYSPADRISAGGGAPEEGEDIEVLEMPLDEALAGIADGRIVDAKTIILIQHLKLNPMTA, encoded by the coding sequence ATGGAAGATCGCATCCGCATCCGTTCGGAAGAAATCCTCTCCGACGACTGGGCTGTCCTGAAGAAGACTGTCCTTGATTACCGCCGACGCGACGGCCAGTGGGAGACGCAGGTCCGACAGACCTATGATCGCGGCGATGGAGCGGTGATCTTGCCATACGACCCTCAGCGCTCAACGGTTCTCCTGGTACGCCAGTTCCGCTATCCCGCCTACGTCACCGGTCATCGCGAACCGCTGATCGAGGCCTGTGCCGGGCTGCTCGATGAAAACGATCCGGAGACCGCCATCCGCAAGGAGGCCGAGGAAGAACTCGGCTACCGGCTGCAACATGTGGAACGGCTGTTCTCGCCTTACATGAGCCCGGGCAGCGTCACCGAGCGGCTCTGGTTCTTCGTCGCGCGCTATTCGCCCGCCGACCGTATCTCGGCCGGCGGCGGCGCACCGGAGGAGGGCGAGGACATCGAGGTTCTGGAAATGCCACTCGACGAGGCGCTGGCCGGCATCGCCGACGGCCGCATCGTCGATGCCAAGACGATTATTTTGATCCAGCATCTGAAGCTGAACCCGATGACGGCTTGA